TGAGCCGCTTCGCTTGATCGATGCGCAGGCCGCCGTACTCCCGTCGCCACCGATAGAAGGTCTGGTCGGTTACCCCAAGGACCTTGCACACCTGGGCCACGGTCTCTCCCCTGGCCAGGCGCACCTCCGCTTCCCGGAGCTTGTTGATGATCTCCTCTGCCGCAAACCGTTTCCTTGGCATCGCTGCCTCCCTTTCCGTCCAGGCATTTTCCCACTTTGCGCCTGGTCTAGTTTTTGGGGGGCAGGTCAGCCCATGATGTCGGCAACAGATGGCCGATGACCTCCAACGGGGGCAGGGAGTCTGGCGACGGGATAGTAAAAACCGCTAAATGCGCCGCCGAATGCGATGAAGATGTTGAAGAATCCCCCTCGCCCGCTCGCCAGAACCATCAGCGGTGCAAAGAGGAACGACCCGGCGATAAGCGCGAAGATGGCAATCGTGACCGAAATGAGCAGCATAAGGAGATCGGCGACGGAAAGCAGGTGGTGGGTGATCAACAGAACGAGAAAGAACGCCACCGCGCCGCTCATAAAGCCCCGCGTCATGTGGGCCAAGGCCTTGCCGAGCATAATCAGCGAAGATTCGGACCTGGAGAGCACGCTGTACTCAAAGGTGCCTGCCCGCATCTCATCCGCAAGCGACCAGCCGACATCGAAGACGCCTCTCTGCCAGATGGCGTACATGAACGAGCCCAAGGCAATATAGGCAAGGACGACTTCGCTGTTGCTCTTCCCGGCGATCCAGGCCAAGACAGCGACGGTTCCAACAGAGCTTGCAAGGCTGAAAAGCCAGTCGCTTATGCCTTTGATCGAGCGAGCCTGCTGCAGGAAGGCCCCGCGCAGGGCGTAGAGATGACCGGTCATGAAAAAACCGCCCCCAAGCCGCTGATTGGAAAGCGCCAAGTATAGCGCACGATGCAAGCCCATCGGCCCTGCTCAACCAACTGCACCCTGCCCGTGCATTCCGGCATCCCACTGCTGTACCATATCGTGCGGCCCGCCTGCCGGGCTGGAAACAGAGGAACGTATGGCCCCTGAAACGGCCCAAGAACGCGCGGTGCGCCTCCGCTGGTGGATGCTCCTGGTCCTCTCTCTCTCCCTCGTCATCATCGGCATGGACAACTCCATCCTGAATGTGACGATCCCCACGCTCCAGCGGGACCTGAAGGCGGACGCCTCCGACCTCCAGTGGATGATTGACTCCTATATCCTCGTCTTCGCCGGGCTGCTGCTCACCATGGGCGCCCTGGGCGATAAGTTCGGCCGCGCCAAGACGCTGCGCATAGGCCTCATCATCTTCGGCGGCGCGAGCCTGCTCGGCACGTATGCGGACAGTGTGGGGCAGTTCATCGCGGCGCGCTCCATCATGGGCATCGGCGGGGCGCTCATCATGCCCTCCACCCTCTCCATCATCACCAACGTCTTCCCCAGGGAGGAGCGCGGCAAGGCCATCGCTATCTGGGCCGGGGTTTCAGGGCTGGGCATCGGCATGGGGCCCCTCTTCGGCGGCCTTCTTCTGAACCACTTCTGGTGGGGGTCCGTCTTCCTCATCAACATGCCCGTCGTGGGCATCGCCCTCGCGGCGGGCGCCTTCCTGGTGCCCGATAGCCGGGACCCGACGCGGCCGCCCCTGGATATCCCCGGCGCCATCCTTTCCATGGCCGCCGTCTCCACCCTCGTCTACGCCATCATCGAGGCGCCATCCCGCGGCTGGACGGACGTCCGCGTCCTGGCAGGCTTCTTCGGCGCCCTCGCCCTCGGCATCGCCTTCGCCATCCGCGAGCGGACCACCAAATACCCGATGCTGGAGTTCAGCTTCTTCAAGAATCCGCGTTTCTCCATCGGCGCGGCGGCCATCAGCATCGGCTTCTTTTCGCTGATGGGGATGATCTTCGGCATGACGCAGTACTTCCAGTTCGTCCACGGCTGGTCGCCCCTTTCGGCGGGCCTGCGGACGGCCCCCATCGCCTTGGGCATCATGTTCGCCTCCACGAACAGCCACCGGATGGTGCGGCGGTTCGGCAGCAAGAAGGTCATCGCCCTGGGGCTGCTCATCGTGGCGGGGGTCACCTCGGTCATCATCGGCTACACGCCGGATACGCCTTACTGGATCATCCTGATCGTGATGATCGCCACCACGCATGGGCTGGGCAACGTGATGGCCCCGTCCACGGAGGCCATCATGGGGGCGGTGCCGCCCGCCAAGGCAGGCGTGGGCTCGGCGATGAACGACGTGACGCGGCAGGTGGCAGGGGCGCTGGGCATCGCGGTGATCGGCTCGGCGATGTACTCCTTCTACTCCCACAAGATGGCGGATGCGGTGGCGAACCTGCCATCCGGCGCGGCAGACGCCGCCCGGGACTCCATCGGCGCGGCCTATGCGGTGGCCGCAAGCCTGCCGCCGGAGCAGGCGGAGGCGGTGCGCCAGGCCGCGCGGCACGCCTTCACGGACGCGTGGGGCCTGGCGACCTTCATCGCCTCAGGCGTCGCCCTGCTGGGGGCAATTATCGTGCTGAAGTTCCTGCCGGCGCAGCACCTGCCGATGCCGGGCGCCGCGCCGGGGCACGCGCCCCAGGCCTCCGCGCCCGCGGCGCAGCGGAAATGACGACCCACGGCCACCAGCACGGGGACGGCGGGCAGAAGCCCCACGTCCACGAGCATGAGCACCCGGAGCATCCCGAGTACCCGAAGGACGACGTGGCCCGGGTGCGCGCGCAGATCGCCGAACTGGATCGGCAGATCGCGGCGAACCCGAGCGATGCCGCCGCCTACAACCGCAGGGGCGTCGCCTACGGCCAGATGGCGGAGCCGCACCACGCGACCAAGGACTTTGACGAGGCGATACGCCTGGAGCCGGGCAACGCCCAGTACTACTACCATCGGGGGATGGCCTCCATCCAGATGCGCCAGGCCTCCCTGGCCATAGAGGACTTCACCCGCGCCCTGCGGCTGAAGCCCGACCATGCGGACGCGCTGAATAACCGCGCCGCCGCCTACTATGACATCAGCGAGCCGGAGAAGGCCCTGCTGGACGCCACGGCAACGCTGAAGCTGAGCCCGGGACGGGCCTCCGCCTACGCCATCCGCGCCATGGCGAACGCCCAGCTGGGCAACGATGCCGCCGCCAAGGCGGACGCGCTGGAGGCCACGAGCCGCGGCTTTGACAGGCAGATGCTGGAGGCGCTGATGGCCCAGGCGAGGAGACGGCGGACGGGGTAGAAGCGGCCTGCAGTCCGCTGCTCCCTGTGCCATAATTGGGACATGGTAACCAAGAAGCGCTCCAAGCCCCGAGCGGCAAAGTCGCCGCCGCGCTCCCCGGAAATCATCTTTGCCGTCGTTGAATCGCCCGAAGGCGGCTTTGAAGCGCGGGCCCTGGGGCATGACATCTTCACCCAGGCGGAGAGCTTTGATGAGCTGAAGGCGATGGTCCGTGACGCCGTCCAGTGCCACTTTGACGAGGACGATGCCTCACGACCGAAGGCGATTCTGCAGCCTATCTAGTGATCAGGCGCAGCTAATCGAGAGGCAACTTTCACCCGGTAGTTTTCACCCTACCGGGTGATTGCGGCGCGCGCCTCGGTGACCTTCTGCAGCGCCTCGGTGGGCGTGCGGCCTGAGGCGGTCAGGTGGCCCATCTTGCGGCCGGGGCGCGGCTCCATCTTGCCGTAGAGGTGCAGCTTCACATCCGGCATGGCGAAGACCTTGGCCCACGGTGGCTCGCCCTTCATCCACAAGTCGCCGAGGAGGTTGGCGATGGCCGTGGGCTGGTAGAGCGCCGGCGAGCCTAGGGGCAGGTTGCAGACGGCGCGGACCGCCTGCTCGAACTGGGAGGTCACCGCGCCATCGAAGGTCTGGTGGCCCGAGTTGTGGGGGCGCGGCGCAAGCTCGTTGACCAGGATGCGCCCGTCGTTGGCCACGAACATCTCCACCGTCAGCAGGCCGACCACGTCCAGCGCCGCCGCGATGTCCAGCGCCAGCCGCTGGGCCTGCTGGGCCTGGGAGTCGCTGATGCGCGCCGGCATCACCGCCGTGTCCAGGATATGGTGGGCGTGGGTGTTCTCCGATGGCGGGTAGCAGGCCGTCTGTCCGCCGGGCGTTCGCGCCACGATGACGGAGATCTCCTTCTCAAGCTCGATGAACTCCTCCAGGATCGCCTCGCTGACCTTGAGGCGGTTCCAGGCCGTCTCCGCCTCTTCTTGGGAGTTCAGGATCACCTGGCCCTTGCCGTCATAGCCGCCGCGCGCCGTTTTGAGCACAGCCGGGAAGCCGATGTCTTTCACGGCGCGCTTCAGGTCGCCCAAGCTGCCGAGGCCCTTGAACTTGGCCGTCGGCGCGGCAGATTCGGCCAGGAAGCGCTTCTCCAGGATGCGGTGCTGGGCCACCTTGATGACGCGGCTGCTGGGCCGCACGATGACTCGCGGCTCGATAGCGGCCAGCGTCTCGAAGGGGACGTTCTCGAACTCCACGGTGACCACGCGGGAGCGGACGGCCAACTCACGCGCCGCTTCGAGATCGGTGTATTCGGCAACCAGCTGGTCGTCCGCCACCTGGCCCGCCGGGGAGTCCGGCCCCGGCTCCAGCACGACGACGCGATAGCCCATGCGCTTGGCGGCGATGGTCATCATCCGGCCGAGCTGGCCGCCGCCCAGGATGCCGATGGTGCTGCCTGGGAGGATGGGCATCTGCGCTGGGGTGGGTTCGGGCTTGGGACGCTGGAGCACAGCCGTTACCCCTTCGGATTGCGGTTCTTGAGGACGGTTTCCGTCTGGTCTTTGCGGAAGGCGTGGAGCCTCTTGCGCATCTCAGGGTACTTCACGCCCAGGATGGCCGCCGCCAGCAGCGCCGCGTTGGTGGCGCCCGCCTTGCCGATGGCCAGGGTGCCCACGGGGACGCCGCCGGGCATCTGCACGATGGAGAGGAGGGAGTCCATGCCGTTGAGGGACTGGGTGTGGATCGGGACGCCCAGCACCGGGAGCACGGTCTTGGACGAAGTCATCCCCGGCAGGTGTGCCGCGCCGCCCGCGCCCGCGATGATGACCTGGAGACCCCGCCGCTCGGCAGAGGAGGCGTAGTCGAAGAGCCAATCGGGCGTGCGATGGGCGGAGACGACGTTGATCTCATGGGGCACCTTGAGCTGATCGAGCATGGCGGCGGCGTGCTGCATCGTCTCCCAATCGGACTTGCTGCCCATGATGATGCCGACGAGTGGCTGTTGGGACTGTTTTGAAGATGCCTTGGGCACTAGAATTTCTCCGGTCGCAGGACTTCCACATCCGCAAGGTAGACGATCATCGCATACGATTGATAGTAGACCTTCATGAGATGGGTGACAATCGCCTCAGCCACAGCCTGGGTGCAGACAACCTCGATCCGGATGTTGCTGCCAAGGTCGAAGTCCGCCCGGCGCAGGCCTTTGGAGCCTTCCCCCCTGGCCTGGGTGATGGTGTACCCCTTTGCGCCGAGCCGTTTCACATCCTGGGCGATCTGCCTCTCCAGGACCGCCTCCGTGATAATTGTCACCAGCTTCCGCCGTGTGGTCTCCATAGTCTCCTTAGCCTACACGAAGAGCCCGGCCATGGCATGATAGATTGGGATGCCGATGATAACGTTGAATGGGAAGGTGATTCCGATAGCAGCAGTAAGGTAGAGCGTGGGGTTCGCCTGAGGGATAGCGACGCGCACCGCCGCCGGAGCCGCGATATAGGAGGCGCTTGCCGTCAGCACGGCCAGGACCGTTGTCTCTCCTAAGGAGAGACCCGCAGCCGCGCCAACGCCAGCGCCCGCCAGTCCGGCTGCCAAGGGCATCAGGATACCGAAGGCCAGGAGAAATGGACCGACTTTCTTCAAATCTTCGAACCGCCGCGCCGCCAGCATGCCCATGGTCAAGAGGAAGACGGCAAGGATGCCTTGGAACTGGTCAATGAAGAGCCTGCCGATGGCCCCTGTCCGCTCTCCCCCCGCGATGAGACCGACGAAGAGGCCAGTTAGCAGAAGAAAGATGCTCTTGCCCAGAAAGACTTCGTGGAGGAGCTTGGGCCAGTTCATCTTGCCGTCCTGGCGCTCGCCGAAGCGAAAGATGCCGATGGCGACAGCGATGGCGGGAATCTCCATGAGCGAGAGCAGGACCGTCGCATAGCCTTCATAGGCGATCTCCTTGCGGTCAAGGAAGGAGAGAGTGACGGCGAAAGTGACGGCGCTCACCGAGCCGTAATGGGCCGAGAGGGCTGCTGCATCGGCGCGATTGAAGCGTCCCAGCCGCCTCAGCACAACGTAGGCCACAACCGGGATGGCAAGGCCCAAGCCTAGAGTGCTGATGATAGGCCAGGCCACCTCCGCCGCATCGGCATCCCGAAGGGCGATGCCGCCCTTGAGGCCGATGGCGATGAGCAAAAAGATGCTCATCGCCTCATAAATAGGGTCGGGGATGCGGAGGTCGGAACGGAGAAGAGCGGCGAGGATACCGGCGAGGAAGAAGAGGATGACCGGGTTAAGGAGATTCTCCAATGGATTTCTCGGTTACGGTGCTGAGTTAGCGGACGCCATCCGGCCTCTTACCCTTCCGTCCGCCGTGCCGCCTGCCCTTGGGCGCGGGCTCAGGCGAAGGAAGCGAAAGCTGGGTGGAAGGGATGCCGATATTGGCGAGGGAGGGCATGGCTCTGCCCTTTGCCTCTTGCTCGCGCTCGCTCCGGCGTAGGGTGCTCAGGGCGCGATAGTAGTGCTCCAGGTGCTTGCCGTGGGGGCGGCCTTCCTGCTCCCAGATGGAGTAGGCGAGCTCTTTCACTTGCTGCTCGGTCGGCATCGTGCACCTCGTCTGACCGTCGTAACCGGAGGGGCATTTCATGATACCAGAAACGAGGCTTTTGACGGCTCCCGCGCCGCTCCATAGAATGGCTTCGCCATGCGCATCTGCTCCCCGCTCCCAGCTCAACGGAGACCGTCCAGGTTGCGGACGGCCTGGAAATCCTGGCCGAGATACTGCACCCGGGGCTCTTCCCGCGGAAGCATACGAAGGGCGATCGGGTGAAGCTCTAAGCTCCCACATATGGAGACAGAGATGGATAAGGCGACTCGCGCGAAGCTGATCAGCAGGTACAAGGGCGGCTACGACGACGTAGTGAAGGCGCTGAAGCGCGTGGGCCCTACGAAGCTGGACATCCGCCCCGCCCCAGGCGAATGGTCGCCGCGCGACGTTGTCCACCACCTGGCGGATGCCGAGATGACGAGCGCCGTCCGCCTGCGACGCCTCATCGCGGAACACCGCCCGACGATCGTGGGCTATGACCAGGACGAATTCGCGCGACGCCTCTACTACTCACGCCCCATCAAGGCCTCCCTGGCGGCCTTCAAGGCGGCGCGGCAGGCCACGGGCGAGCTTCTCGACCGGCTGACCGAGGACCAATGGGCGCGCGAAGGGACGCATACGGAGAGCGGACGCTATACGGTGGAAGACTGGCTGAAGATATACGCCGCCCACGCTCACGACCACGCCAGGCAAATCATCAATGCGGTGAAGAAGCCCCGGCGAGCTGTCTCCTAAAAGAGCACCTGGGCCTCTTCCAGGCGCTTGATCTCCTCCGGTGGTAGGCCCAGGATATCGCGGCAGACCCGGTGCGTATGCTCGCCCAAAAGCGGCGCGCGGCGCATCTCCGGCTCCATCGCAGCCGACCTGAAGGAAGGCCACACCTGCGTGGGCTTCCCTAATACGGGATGCTCCACGATCCGCAGGTGGCCCCGGTGCCGCAGCTGCGCATCGCTGTGGAGGTCTTCGCCGCGCGCCACAACGCCCGTCGAAACGCCGGCCTCCCTCAGCTTCGCGACGACCTCTTCCACCGTCTGCGGCTCTGTCCACTCGCCGATGATGCGGTCGAGCGCCTCTTCATGCCGCTTGCGCGCCAGCAAGGTGGCGAAGCGCTCGTCCGCCGCCAGCCCAGGCATGCCCATCGCGCGGCAGAGGGACGACCACATCACATCGCTCATCACCGCGATGGCCACCCACCGGTCAAAGCCCCGGCAGGGGTGGACGTTGTGCGGCGCGGCAGGTTGCTTGGTCATCGCTGGTATACTACTCTTCATGGAATCAAGCGACCACAGTGAGTTTTGGAGGAGTGCGGAGCAGCTACACTGGGTTGATACATCCACGCCGCAGCGAAAGAAACTTCTACGCTACGCACTCACAAAATATCTCTCGCTCTCCCCATCGAGCAAAGTGCAGGCGCTAGACGCTGGGTGTGGCCTGGGGGATTTCGTCAAGTTCTTTGAAGAGCAGT
Above is a genomic segment from Chloroflexota bacterium containing:
- a CDS encoding transposase; the encoded protein is MPRKRFAAEEIINKLREAEVRLARGETVAQVCKVLGVTDQTFYRWRREYGGLRIDQAKRL
- a CDS encoding DHA2 family efflux MFS transporter permease subunit — protein: MAPETAQERAVRLRWWMLLVLSLSLVIIGMDNSILNVTIPTLQRDLKADASDLQWMIDSYILVFAGLLLTMGALGDKFGRAKTLRIGLIIFGGASLLGTYADSVGQFIAARSIMGIGGALIMPSTLSIITNVFPREERGKAIAIWAGVSGLGIGMGPLFGGLLLNHFWWGSVFLINMPVVGIALAAGAFLVPDSRDPTRPPLDIPGAILSMAAVSTLVYAIIEAPSRGWTDVRVLAGFFGALALGIAFAIRERTTKYPMLEFSFFKNPRFSIGAAAISIGFFSLMGMIFGMTQYFQFVHGWSPLSAGLRTAPIALGIMFASTNSHRMVRRFGSKKVIALGLLIVAGVTSVIIGYTPDTPYWIILIVMIATTHGLGNVMAPSTEAIMGAVPPAKAGVGSAMNDVTRQVAGALGIAVIGSAMYSFYSHKMADAVANLPSGAADAARDSIGAAYAVAASLPPEQAEAVRQAARHAFTDAWGLATFIASGVALLGAIIVLKFLPAQHLPMPGAAPGHAPQASAPAAQRK
- a CDS encoding 2-oxoisovalerate dehydrogenase — protein: MVTKKRSKPRAAKSPPRSPEIIFAVVESPEGGFEARALGHDIFTQAESFDELKAMVRDAVQCHFDEDDASRPKAILQPI
- a CDS encoding 5-(carboxyamino)imidazole ribonucleotide synthase, which codes for MPILPGSTIGILGGGQLGRMMTIAAKRMGYRVVVLEPGPDSPAGQVADDQLVAEYTDLEAARELAVRSRVVTVEFENVPFETLAAIEPRVIVRPSSRVIKVAQHRILEKRFLAESAAPTAKFKGLGSLGDLKRAVKDIGFPAVLKTARGGYDGKGQVILNSQEEAETAWNRLKVSEAILEEFIELEKEISVIVARTPGGQTACYPPSENTHAHHILDTAVMPARISDSQAQQAQRLALDIAAALDVVGLLTVEMFVANDGRILVNELAPRPHNSGHQTFDGAVTSQFEQAVRAVCNLPLGSPALYQPTAIANLLGDLWMKGEPPWAKVFAMPDVKLHLYGKMEPRPGRKMGHLTASGRTPTEALQKVTEARAAITR
- the purE gene encoding 5-(carboxyamino)imidazole ribonucleotide mutase yields the protein MGSKSDWETMQHAAAMLDQLKVPHEINVVSAHRTPDWLFDYASSAERRGLQVIIAGAGGAAHLPGMTSSKTVLPVLGVPIHTQSLNGMDSLLSIVQMPGGVPVGTLAIGKAGATNAALLAAAILGVKYPEMRKRLHAFRKDQTETVLKNRNPKG
- a CDS encoding transcriptional regulator, with protein sequence METTRRKLVTIITEAVLERQIAQDVKRLGAKGYTITQARGEGSKGLRRADFDLGSNIRIEVVCTQAVAEAIVTHLMKVYYQSYAMIVYLADVEVLRPEKF
- a CDS encoding sodium-dependent bicarbonate transport family permease — its product is MENLLNPVILFFLAGILAALLRSDLRIPDPIYEAMSIFLLIAIGLKGGIALRDADAAEVAWPIISTLGLGLAIPVVAYVVLRRLGRFNRADAAALSAHYGSVSAVTFAVTLSFLDRKEIAYEGYATVLLSLMEIPAIAVAIGIFRFGERQDGKMNWPKLLHEVFLGKSIFLLLTGLFVGLIAGGERTGAIGRLFIDQFQGILAVFLLTMGMLAARRFEDLKKVGPFLLAFGILMPLAAGLAGAGVGAAAGLSLGETTVLAVLTASASYIAAPAAVRVAIPQANPTLYLTAAIGITFPFNVIIGIPIYHAMAGLFV
- a CDS encoding DUF2934 domain-containing protein, translated to MWELRASPDRPSYASAGRAPGAVSRPGFPGRPQPGRSPLSWERGADAHGEAILWSGAGAVKSLVSGIMKCPSGYDGQTRCTMPTEQQVKELAYSIWEQEGRPHGKHLEHYYRALSTLRRSEREQEAKGRAMPSLANIGIPSTQLSLPSPEPAPKGRRHGGRKGKRPDGVR